One Ascaphus truei isolate aAscTru1 chromosome 9, aAscTru1.hap1, whole genome shotgun sequence genomic region harbors:
- the TMEM81 gene encoding transmembrane protein 81, translated as MCRSCVLILIHVVLASATSSPEEMEELSALEDLKTVTMPDELKGVSAKVVTEDTACSVTCGLGFKTQKLCLVGPLGPKDCETVRVDCMAGWICGMHTYTVTVGQPFTVDCLSTAVGIGSGGLLYHWKISRGIVTTDDMLFRPLRAKTFTITFSAIEEKDAGTYRCDVQKLEDLRLIKRLYYGIKVVVPSLVNLNYDKFLTSKQRIEALAHEGAVANFTEEEPVASGDQMLVVVGVGSCAGILAGIGVGMLLLQLFKKQEVVVQEVEDEKKP; from the coding sequence ATGTGTCGGTCGTGCGTGCTAATCCTGATCCATGTGGTGCTGGCCAGTGCCACCAGCAGCCCCGAAGAGATGGAAGAGCTTTCAGCGCTGGAAGACCTTAAAACCGTCACTATGCCGGATGAGCTGAAAGGCGTTTCAGCCAAGGTGGTGACAGAAGACACCGCCTGCAGCGTGACCTGCGGCCTAGGCTTCAAGACTCAGAAGCTGTGCCTTGTGGGGCCGCTTGGCCCGAAGGACTGTGAGACGGTGCGGGTGGACTGCATGGCCGGCTGGATCTGCGGCATGCACACTTACACAGTCACCGTCGGCCAACCTTTCACCGTCGACTGCCTGTCTACGGCGGTTGGAATTGGAAGCGGCGGGTTGCTGTACCACTGGAAGATCTCCCGAGGCATCGTGACAACGGACGACATGCTCTTTCGCCCACTGAGGGCCAAGACCTTCACCATCACCTTCAGCGCCATTGAGGAAAAGGACGCCGGCACTTATCGCTGCGATGTGCAGAAGTTGGAGGACCTGAGGTTGATCAAGCGTCTTTACTATGGTATCAAGGTGGTGGTCCCCAGCCTTGTGAACCTCAACTATGATAAGTTCCTTACCAGCAAGCAGAGGATAGAAGCGTTGGCGCATGAAGGGGCGGTCGCCAACTTCACGGAAGAAGAGCCTGTTGCCAGCGGGGATCAGATGCTCGTCGTGGTTGGGGTTGGCAGTTGCGCGGGGATCCTGGCGGGCATCGGAGTCGGGATGCTCCTCTTACAGTTGTTTAAGAAACAGGAGGTGGTCGTTCAAGAGGTTGAAGATGAGAAAAAGCCATAA
- the RBBP5 gene encoding retinoblastoma-binding protein 5 isoform X1, producing the protein MNLELLESFGQNYPEEADGTLDCISMALTCTFNRWGTLLAVGCNDGRIVIWDFLTRGIAKIISAHIHPVCSLCWSRDGHKLVSASTDNMVSLWDILSGDCDQRFRFPSPILKVQFHPRDQNKVLVCPMKSAPVMLTLSDSSHVVLPVDDDSDLNVVASFDRRGEYIYTGNAKGKILVLKTDTQDLVASFRVTTGTSNTTAIKSIEFARKGSCFLINTADRIIRVYDGREILTCGRDGEPEPMQKLQDLVNRTPWKKCCFSGDGEYIVAGSARQHALYIWEKSIGNLVKILHGTRGELLLDVAWHPVRPIIASISSGVVSIWAQNQVENWSAFAPDFKELDENVEYEERESEFDIEDEDKSEPEQTGGDAAEDEEVDVTSVDPIAAFCSSMFPCSDEDLEDTKALLYLPIAPEVEDPEENPYGPPPDAVQVSQGEDGAGADKKRQASSDGVPPPKKKPKTTLIELQGVPNDEVHPLLGVKGDSKSKKKQSGRPKGAKGKERDSPFKPKTGKGDRGLPLEGGMKGRAQSELPQVLTGGSAISELL; encoded by the exons ATGAACCTGGAGCTGCTCG AATCCTTTGGGCAGAACTACCCGGAG GAGGCCGATGGCACCTTGGACTGTATTAGCATGGCCCTCACCTGCACCTTCAATAGGTGGGGGACCCTTCTTGCTGTGGGCTGTAACGACGGCCGCATCGTCATCTGGGACTTCTTAACGAGGGGCATTGCTAAGATTATCAGCGCACACATCCACCCTGTGTGCTCGCTCTG CTGGAGCAGGGACGGACACAAGTTGGTGAGCGCCTCCACCGATAATATGGTGTCTCTGTGGGACATCCTGTCCGGAGACTGCGACCAGCGATTCCgattcccctcccccatcctcaaaGTCCAGTTCCACCCCCGAGATCA GAACAAAGTTCTGGTGTGCCCCATGAAATCTGCCCCCGTCATGCTGACTCTGTCGGACTCCAGCCACGTGGTCCTACCCGTAGATGACGATTCGGACCTCAACGTGGTAGCATCTTTTGACCGACGGGGGGAATATATCTACACGGGGAACGCAAAGGGGAAG ATCTTGGTCTTGAAGACCGACACTCAGGACCTGGTGGCATCTTTCCGAGTTACAACGGGGACCAGCAACACAACGGCGATCAAATCCATCGAGTTTGCACGGAAGGGCAG TTGTTTCTTGATAAACACAGCGGACCGGATCATCCGAGTGTACGACGGGAGGGAGATACTGACCTGCGGGAGAGATGGAGAGCCGGAACCCATGCAGAAGCTGCAGGATTTGGTGAACAG GACGCCCTGGAAGAAGTGCTGCTTCTCCGGGGACGGCGAGTACATCGTGGCAGGCTCCGCGCGGCAGCACGCGCTCTACATCTGGGAGAAGAGCATCGGGAACCTGGTGAAAATCCTCCACGGGACCCGTGGGGAGCTGCTGCTAGACGTGGCT TGGCACCCAGTCCGGCCAATCATTGCCTCCATCTCCAGCGGGGTTGTCTCCATATGGGCTCAGAACCAAGTG GAAAACTGGAGCGCCTTTGCCCCTGACTTCAAGGAACTGGATGAGAACGTGGAGTACGAGGAGCGGGAGTCCGAATTCGATATAGAGGACGAGGATAAGAGTGAGCCGGAGCAAACAG GAGGGGACGCTGCCGAGGACGAGGAGGTAGATGTGACAAGCGTGGATCCGATCGCAGCTTTCTGCAGCAG CATGTTTCCCTGCAGCGACGAAGACCTGGAGGACACCAAAGCCTTGCTGTACCTTCCCATCGCCCCCGAGGTGGAGGACCCCGAGGAGAACCCCTACGGGCCCCCTCCGGACGCGGTGCAGGTGTCGCAGGGCGAGGACGGGGCAGGCGCAGACAAGAAGAGGCAGGCCTCATCGGACGGGGTGCCGCCCCCCAAAAAGAAGCCGAAGACCACCTTGATCGAGCTGCAAGGAGTTCCTAATGACG AAGTTCACCCGCTGCTGGGCGTGAAAGGGGACAGTAAATCCAAGAAGAAGCAATCGGGACGGCCAAAAGGAGCTAAAGGTAAAGAGAGAGACTCCCCGTTTAAACCGAAAACCGGCAAGGGGGACAGAGGTTTGCCTCTGGAAGGAGGAATGAAGGGCAGAGCTCAGAGTGAGCTGCCGCAGGTGCTGACAG GAGGCAGTGCCATCTCTGAGCTCCTATAA
- the RBBP5 gene encoding retinoblastoma-binding protein 5 isoform X2, whose translation MNLELLESFGQNYPEEADGTLDCISMALTCTFNRWGTLLAVGCNDGRIVIWDFLTRGIAKIISAHIHPVCSLCWSRDGHKLVSASTDNMVSLWDILSGDCDQRFRFPSPILKVQFHPRDQNKVLVCPMKSAPVMLTLSDSSHVVLPVDDDSDLNVVASFDRRGEYIYTGNAKGKILVLKTDTQDLVASFRVTTGTSNTTAIKSIEFARKGSCFLINTADRIIRVYDGREILTCGRDGEPEPMQKLQDLVNRTPWKKCCFSGDGEYIVAGSARQHALYIWEKSIGNLVKILHGTRGELLLDVAWHPVRPIIASISSGVVSIWAQNQVENWSAFAPDFKELDENVEYEERESEFDIEDEDKSEPEQTGGDAAEDEEVDVTSVDPIAAFCSSDEDLEDTKALLYLPIAPEVEDPEENPYGPPPDAVQVSQGEDGAGADKKRQASSDGVPPPKKKPKTTLIELQGVPNDEVHPLLGVKGDSKSKKKQSGRPKGAKGKERDSPFKPKTGKGDRGLPLEGGMKGRAQSELPQVLTGGSAISELL comes from the exons ATGAACCTGGAGCTGCTCG AATCCTTTGGGCAGAACTACCCGGAG GAGGCCGATGGCACCTTGGACTGTATTAGCATGGCCCTCACCTGCACCTTCAATAGGTGGGGGACCCTTCTTGCTGTGGGCTGTAACGACGGCCGCATCGTCATCTGGGACTTCTTAACGAGGGGCATTGCTAAGATTATCAGCGCACACATCCACCCTGTGTGCTCGCTCTG CTGGAGCAGGGACGGACACAAGTTGGTGAGCGCCTCCACCGATAATATGGTGTCTCTGTGGGACATCCTGTCCGGAGACTGCGACCAGCGATTCCgattcccctcccccatcctcaaaGTCCAGTTCCACCCCCGAGATCA GAACAAAGTTCTGGTGTGCCCCATGAAATCTGCCCCCGTCATGCTGACTCTGTCGGACTCCAGCCACGTGGTCCTACCCGTAGATGACGATTCGGACCTCAACGTGGTAGCATCTTTTGACCGACGGGGGGAATATATCTACACGGGGAACGCAAAGGGGAAG ATCTTGGTCTTGAAGACCGACACTCAGGACCTGGTGGCATCTTTCCGAGTTACAACGGGGACCAGCAACACAACGGCGATCAAATCCATCGAGTTTGCACGGAAGGGCAG TTGTTTCTTGATAAACACAGCGGACCGGATCATCCGAGTGTACGACGGGAGGGAGATACTGACCTGCGGGAGAGATGGAGAGCCGGAACCCATGCAGAAGCTGCAGGATTTGGTGAACAG GACGCCCTGGAAGAAGTGCTGCTTCTCCGGGGACGGCGAGTACATCGTGGCAGGCTCCGCGCGGCAGCACGCGCTCTACATCTGGGAGAAGAGCATCGGGAACCTGGTGAAAATCCTCCACGGGACCCGTGGGGAGCTGCTGCTAGACGTGGCT TGGCACCCAGTCCGGCCAATCATTGCCTCCATCTCCAGCGGGGTTGTCTCCATATGGGCTCAGAACCAAGTG GAAAACTGGAGCGCCTTTGCCCCTGACTTCAAGGAACTGGATGAGAACGTGGAGTACGAGGAGCGGGAGTCCGAATTCGATATAGAGGACGAGGATAAGAGTGAGCCGGAGCAAACAG GAGGGGACGCTGCCGAGGACGAGGAGGTAGATGTGACAAGCGTGGATCCGATCGCAGCTTTCTGCAGCAG CGACGAAGACCTGGAGGACACCAAAGCCTTGCTGTACCTTCCCATCGCCCCCGAGGTGGAGGACCCCGAGGAGAACCCCTACGGGCCCCCTCCGGACGCGGTGCAGGTGTCGCAGGGCGAGGACGGGGCAGGCGCAGACAAGAAGAGGCAGGCCTCATCGGACGGGGTGCCGCCCCCCAAAAAGAAGCCGAAGACCACCTTGATCGAGCTGCAAGGAGTTCCTAATGACG AAGTTCACCCGCTGCTGGGCGTGAAAGGGGACAGTAAATCCAAGAAGAAGCAATCGGGACGGCCAAAAGGAGCTAAAGGTAAAGAGAGAGACTCCCCGTTTAAACCGAAAACCGGCAAGGGGGACAGAGGTTTGCCTCTGGAAGGAGGAATGAAGGGCAGAGCTCAGAGTGAGCTGCCGCAGGTGCTGACAG GAGGCAGTGCCATCTCTGAGCTCCTATAA
- the RBBP5 gene encoding retinoblastoma-binding protein 5 isoform X3, translated as MNLELLESFGQNYPEEADGTLDCISMALTCTFNRWGTLLAVGCNDGRIVIWDFLTRGIAKIISAHIHPVCSLCWSRDGHKLVSASTDNMVSLWDILSGDCDQRFRFPSPILKVQFHPRDQNKVLVCPMKSAPVMLTLSDSSHVVLPVDDDSDLNVVASFDRRGEYIYTGNAKGKILVLKTDTQDLVASFRVTTGTSNTTAIKSIEFARKGSCFLINTADRIIRVYDGREILTCGRDGEPEPMQKLQDLVNRTPWKKCCFSGDGEYIVAGSARQHALYIWEKSIGNLVKILHGTRGELLLDVAWHPVRPIIASISSGVVSIWAQNQVENWSAFAPDFKELDENVEYEERESEFDIEDEDKSEPEQTGGDAAEDEEVDVTSVDPIAAFCSSMFPCSDEDLEDTKALLYLPIAPEVEDPEENPYGPPPDAVQVSQGEDGAGADKKRQASSDGVPPPKKKPKTTLIELQGVPNDEVHPLLGVKGDSKSKKKQSGRPKGAKGGSAISELL; from the exons ATGAACCTGGAGCTGCTCG AATCCTTTGGGCAGAACTACCCGGAG GAGGCCGATGGCACCTTGGACTGTATTAGCATGGCCCTCACCTGCACCTTCAATAGGTGGGGGACCCTTCTTGCTGTGGGCTGTAACGACGGCCGCATCGTCATCTGGGACTTCTTAACGAGGGGCATTGCTAAGATTATCAGCGCACACATCCACCCTGTGTGCTCGCTCTG CTGGAGCAGGGACGGACACAAGTTGGTGAGCGCCTCCACCGATAATATGGTGTCTCTGTGGGACATCCTGTCCGGAGACTGCGACCAGCGATTCCgattcccctcccccatcctcaaaGTCCAGTTCCACCCCCGAGATCA GAACAAAGTTCTGGTGTGCCCCATGAAATCTGCCCCCGTCATGCTGACTCTGTCGGACTCCAGCCACGTGGTCCTACCCGTAGATGACGATTCGGACCTCAACGTGGTAGCATCTTTTGACCGACGGGGGGAATATATCTACACGGGGAACGCAAAGGGGAAG ATCTTGGTCTTGAAGACCGACACTCAGGACCTGGTGGCATCTTTCCGAGTTACAACGGGGACCAGCAACACAACGGCGATCAAATCCATCGAGTTTGCACGGAAGGGCAG TTGTTTCTTGATAAACACAGCGGACCGGATCATCCGAGTGTACGACGGGAGGGAGATACTGACCTGCGGGAGAGATGGAGAGCCGGAACCCATGCAGAAGCTGCAGGATTTGGTGAACAG GACGCCCTGGAAGAAGTGCTGCTTCTCCGGGGACGGCGAGTACATCGTGGCAGGCTCCGCGCGGCAGCACGCGCTCTACATCTGGGAGAAGAGCATCGGGAACCTGGTGAAAATCCTCCACGGGACCCGTGGGGAGCTGCTGCTAGACGTGGCT TGGCACCCAGTCCGGCCAATCATTGCCTCCATCTCCAGCGGGGTTGTCTCCATATGGGCTCAGAACCAAGTG GAAAACTGGAGCGCCTTTGCCCCTGACTTCAAGGAACTGGATGAGAACGTGGAGTACGAGGAGCGGGAGTCCGAATTCGATATAGAGGACGAGGATAAGAGTGAGCCGGAGCAAACAG GAGGGGACGCTGCCGAGGACGAGGAGGTAGATGTGACAAGCGTGGATCCGATCGCAGCTTTCTGCAGCAG CATGTTTCCCTGCAGCGACGAAGACCTGGAGGACACCAAAGCCTTGCTGTACCTTCCCATCGCCCCCGAGGTGGAGGACCCCGAGGAGAACCCCTACGGGCCCCCTCCGGACGCGGTGCAGGTGTCGCAGGGCGAGGACGGGGCAGGCGCAGACAAGAAGAGGCAGGCCTCATCGGACGGGGTGCCGCCCCCCAAAAAGAAGCCGAAGACCACCTTGATCGAGCTGCAAGGAGTTCCTAATGACG AAGTTCACCCGCTGCTGGGCGTGAAAGGGGACAGTAAATCCAAGAAGAAGCAATCGGGACGGCCAAAAGGAGCTAAAG GAGGCAGTGCCATCTCTGAGCTCCTATAA